A region of Arabidopsis thaliana chromosome 5, partial sequence DNA encodes the following proteins:
- the TCP17 gene encoding TCP domain protein 17, with the protein MGIKKEDQKSSLSLLTQRWNNPRIVRVSRAFGGKDRHSKVCTVRGLRDRRIRLSVMTAIQVYDLQERLGLSQPSKVIDWLLEVAKNDVDLLPPLQFPPGFHQLNPNLTGLGESFPGVFDLGRTQREALDLEKRKWVNLDHVFDHIDHHNHFSNSIQSNKLYFPTITSSSSSYHYNLGHLQQSLLDQSGNVTVAFSNNYNNNNLNPPAAETMSSLFPTRYPSFLGGGQLQLFSSTSSQPDHIE; encoded by the coding sequence ATgggaataaaaaaagaagatcagAAAAGTTCCTTGTCCTTGTTGACGCAACGATGGAATAATCCGAGGATCGTGCGAGTCTCCCGAGCATTTGGAGGCAAAGATAGACACAGCAAAGTGTGCACAGTTCGTGGTCTCCGAGACAGGAGGATAAGGTTGTCGGTGATGACAGCGATCCAAGTCTACGACCTTCAAGAACGATTAGGGCTGAGTCAGCCTAGCAAAGTCATTGATTGGCTCTTAGAAGTTGCCAAAAACGACGTCGATTTGCTTCCTCCTTTGCAATTCCCACCTGGTTTTCACCAACTTAACCCTAATCTCACCGGCCTTGGAGAATCTTTTCCCGGGGTCTTCGATCTTGGAAGAACACAGAGAGAAGCTTTGGATCTTGAGAAAAGGAAATGGGTTAATCTTGATCATGTGTTTGATCACATCGATCATCACAACCATTTCTCGAATTCAATCCAGAGCAACAAGCTTTATTTCCCTACAATTACTTCGTCTAGCAGCTCTTATCACTACAACCTTGGACATCTCCAACAGTCACTACTAGACCAATCTGGTAACGTCACTGTCGCATTTTCTAAtaactataataataataatctcaATCCTCCGGCGGCGGAAACTATGAGTTCTCTATTCCCAACAAGGTACCCTTCGTTTCTCGGTGGTGGTCAACTTCAACTCTTTAGTAGCACAAGCTCACAACCAGACCATATCGAGTAG
- the SYP132 gene encoding syntaxin of plants 132 (syntaxin of plants 132 (SYP132); CONTAINS InterPro DOMAIN/s: Target SNARE coiled-coil domain (InterPro:IPR000727), t-SNARE (InterPro:IPR010989), Syntaxin/epimorphin, conserved site (InterPro:IPR006012), Syntaxin, N-terminal (InterPro:IPR006011); BEST Arabidopsis thaliana protein match is: syntaxin of plants 131 (TAIR:AT3G03800.1).), protein MNDLLKGSFELPRGQSSREGDVELGEQQGGDQGLEDFFKKVQVIDKQYDKLDKLLKKLQIYDSVASQLPCASHEESKSVTKAPAMKAIKKTMEKDVDEVGSIARFIKGKLEELDRENLANRQKPGCAKGSGVDRSRTATTLSLKKKLKDKMAEFQVLRENIQQEYRDVVDRRVYTVTGERADEDTIDELIETGNSEQIFQKAIQEQGRGQVMDTLAEIQERHDAVRDLEKKLLDLQQIFLDMAVLVDAQGEMLDNIESQVSSAVDHVQSGNTALQRAKSLQKNSRKWMCIAIIILLIVVAVIVVGVLKPWKNKSA, encoded by the exons ATGAACGATCTTCTGAAG GGTTCGTTTGAGCTTCCCAGAGGTCAATCTTCTagagaaggagatgttgaACTAGGGGAACAACAAGGTGGAGATCAAGGATTGGaagattttttcaaaaag GTTCAAGTGATTGACAAACAGTATGATAAGCTAGACAAGCTTCTAAAGAAACTGCAG ATTTATGATTCTGTGGCTTCTCAGTTGCCCTGT GCTTCCCATGAGGAGTCAAAATCTGTGACCAAAGCTCCTGCCATGAagg CGATAAAGAAGACAATGGAAAAAGACGTTGATGAAGTTGGAAGTATTGCCCGTTTCATAAAGGGGAAACTCGAGGAGTTGGACAGAGAG AACTTGGCAAATAGACAAAAACCTGGATGTGCAAAAGGATCTGGTGTGGATCGATCAAGAACAGCAACAACACT TTCcttaaagaagaagttgaaagacAAGATGGCCGAGTTTCAG GTTCTACGAGAGAACATTCAACAAGAGTATCGCGATGTTGTTGATAGGCGAGTTTATACAG TAACTGGGGAGCGGGCGGATGAAGAT aCTATTGATGAATTGATTGAAACTGGAAACAGCGAACAGATCTTCCAGAAAGCGATTCAGGAGCAAGGAAGAGGACAG GTAATGGACACCTTGGCGGAAATCCAAGAACGTCATGATGCTGTCAGAGACTTGGAAAAGAAACTTCTTGACTTACAACAA ATATTCTTGGATATGGCAGTTTTGGTTGATGCACAAGGAGAAATGCTTGACAATATAGAATCTCAG GTGTCAAGTGCAGTAGATCACGTGCAATCGGGAAACACGGCACTTCAAAGAGCAAAGAGCTTGCAGAAGAACTCAAGAAAATGGATGTGTATTGCAATTATCATCCTCCTCATTGTGGTTGCAGTGATCGTTGTTGGTGTTCTCAAGCCTTGGAAAAACAAGAGTGCTTGA
- the SYP132 gene encoding syntaxin of plants 132 (syntaxin of plants 132 (SYP132); FUNCTIONS IN: SNAP receptor activity; INVOLVED IN: intracellular protein transport, cellular membrane fusion; LOCATED IN: plasma membrane; EXPRESSED IN: 26 plant structures; EXPRESSED DURING: 14 growth stages; CONTAINS InterPro DOMAIN/s: Target SNARE coiled-coil domain (InterPro:IPR000727), t-SNARE (InterPro:IPR010989), Syntaxin/epimorphin, conserved site (InterPro:IPR006012), Syntaxin, N-terminal (InterPro:IPR006011); BEST Arabidopsis thaliana protein match is: syntaxin of plants 131 (TAIR:AT3G03800.1); Has 30201 Blast hits to 17322 proteins in 780 species: Archae - 12; Bacteria - 1396; Metazoa - 17338; Fungi - 3422; Plants - 5037; Viruses - 0; Other Eukaryotes - 2996 (source: NCBI BLink).) translates to MNDLLKGSFELPRGQSSREGDVELGEQQGGDQGLEDFFKKVQVIDKQYDKLDKLLKKLQASHEESKSVTKAPAMKAIKKTMEKDVDEVGSIARFIKGKLEELDRENLANRQKPGCAKGSGVDRSRTATTLSLKKKLKDKMAEFQVLRENIQQEYRDVVDRRVYTVTGERADEDTIDELIETGNSEQIFQKAIQEQGRGQVMDTLAEIQERHDAVRDLEKKLLDLQQIFLDMAVLVDAQGEMLDNIESQVSSAVDHVQSGNTALQRAKSLQKNSRKWMCIAIIILLIVVAVIVVGVLKPWKNKSA, encoded by the exons ATGAACGATCTTCTGAAG GGTTCGTTTGAGCTTCCCAGAGGTCAATCTTCTagagaaggagatgttgaACTAGGGGAACAACAAGGTGGAGATCAAGGATTGGaagattttttcaaaaag GTTCAAGTGATTGACAAACAGTATGATAAGCTAGACAAGCTTCTAAAGAAACTGCAG GCTTCCCATGAGGAGTCAAAATCTGTGACCAAAGCTCCTGCCATGAagg CGATAAAGAAGACAATGGAAAAAGACGTTGATGAAGTTGGAAGTATTGCCCGTTTCATAAAGGGGAAACTCGAGGAGTTGGACAGAGAG AACTTGGCAAATAGACAAAAACCTGGATGTGCAAAAGGATCTGGTGTGGATCGATCAAGAACAGCAACAACACT TTCcttaaagaagaagttgaaagacAAGATGGCCGAGTTTCAG GTTCTACGAGAGAACATTCAACAAGAGTATCGCGATGTTGTTGATAGGCGAGTTTATACAG TAACTGGGGAGCGGGCGGATGAAGAT aCTATTGATGAATTGATTGAAACTGGAAACAGCGAACAGATCTTCCAGAAAGCGATTCAGGAGCAAGGAAGAGGACAG GTAATGGACACCTTGGCGGAAATCCAAGAACGTCATGATGCTGTCAGAGACTTGGAAAAGAAACTTCTTGACTTACAACAA ATATTCTTGGATATGGCAGTTTTGGTTGATGCACAAGGAGAAATGCTTGACAATATAGAATCTCAG GTGTCAAGTGCAGTAGATCACGTGCAATCGGGAAACACGGCACTTCAAAGAGCAAAGAGCTTGCAGAAGAACTCAAGAAAATGGATGTGTATTGCAATTATCATCCTCCTCATTGTGGTTGCAGTGATCGTTGTTGGTGTTCTCAAGCCTTGGAAAAACAAGAGTGCTTGA
- the SYP132 gene encoding syntaxin of plants 132, with amino-acid sequence MNDLLKGSFELPRGQSSREGDVELGEQQGGDQGLEDFFKKVQVIDKQYDKLDKLLKKLQASHEESKSVTKAPAMKAIKKTMEKDVDEVGSIARFIKGKLEELDRENLANRQKPGCAKGSGVDRSRTATTLSLKKKLKDKMAEFQVLRENIQQEYRDVVDRRVYTVTGERADEDTIDELIETGNSEQIFQKAIQEQGRGQVRAIPFNCEAKCFGHVDILLCVKK; translated from the exons ATGAACGATCTTCTGAAG GGTTCGTTTGAGCTTCCCAGAGGTCAATCTTCTagagaaggagatgttgaACTAGGGGAACAACAAGGTGGAGATCAAGGATTGGaagattttttcaaaaag GTTCAAGTGATTGACAAACAGTATGATAAGCTAGACAAGCTTCTAAAGAAACTGCAG GCTTCCCATGAGGAGTCAAAATCTGTGACCAAAGCTCCTGCCATGAagg CGATAAAGAAGACAATGGAAAAAGACGTTGATGAAGTTGGAAGTATTGCCCGTTTCATAAAGGGGAAACTCGAGGAGTTGGACAGAGAG AACTTGGCAAATAGACAAAAACCTGGATGTGCAAAAGGATCTGGTGTGGATCGATCAAGAACAGCAACAACACT TTCcttaaagaagaagttgaaagacAAGATGGCCGAGTTTCAG GTTCTACGAGAGAACATTCAACAAGAGTATCGCGATGTTGTTGATAGGCGAGTTTATACAG TAACTGGGGAGCGGGCGGATGAAGAT aCTATTGATGAATTGATTGAAACTGGAAACAGCGAACAGATCTTCCAGAAAGCGATTCAGGAGCAAGGAAGAGGACAGGTTCGAGCTATTCCGTTTAATTGTGAAGCAAAATGCTTTGGACATGTTGACATTTTATTATGTGTCAAGAAATAA
- a CDS encoding uncharacterized protein (unknown protein; Has 13 Blast hits to 13 proteins in 8 species: Archae - 0; Bacteria - 4; Metazoa - 6; Fungi - 2; Plants - 1; Viruses - 0; Other Eukaryotes - 0 (source: NCBI BLink).) produces MSGKGFEEDNQTLEILRLALGWTKSEIYVLTMHWLIVGVEMYLFWPLYPNFPHVWGDSVMGMVMIQYVTGVISYASMSHPLTALTFSHIATRYVYLYSIYITSSVAYILFLIVAEVEDNVSVDWISHMLGLLALAFLVAIVSVEFAIGFGSFTSLVCFWYIVKHFKEKETLDPSLAPISSSSEKLNLVILMALGGAIVFVQIGLAMGLEQTKLSPIYFGFSFASYVFFRFIEVLEGNITVKSISAHISRCAGILSLCFFVGLISQEFAIGIFVSTLVLLLLYLCKSWCKSWLTNPTAQDLADEVQTLLQFEDIPHSSGGEIV; encoded by the exons ATGAGCGGTAAAGGCTTCGAAGAAGACAACCAAACACTTGAAATCTTGAGGCTCGCGTTGGGGTGGACCAAGAGTGAAATCTACGTGTTAACGATGCACTGGCTCATTGTCGGCGTCGAGATGTACTTGTTCTGGCCTTTATATCCAAATTTCCCACACGTTTGGGGAGATAGTGTTATGGGAATGGTGATGATTCAATACGTTACTGGCGTGATAAGCTATGCTTCGATGTCGCATCCTTTAACAGCCCT AACTTTTTCTCATATAGCTACTAGATACGTTTATCTCTACTCTATCTATATTACTTCCTCTGTCGCGTACATCCTCTTCCTGATCGTCGCTGAAGTCGAAGACAACGTGTCGGTCGATTGGATTAGTCATATGCTTGGATTGTTGGCTCTAGCATTCCTCGTAGCAATTGTGTCCGTGGAATTCGCAATTGGATTTGGTTCTTTTACCagtcttgtttgtttctggTATATCGTGAAACACTTCAAGGAAAAGGAAACCCTAGATCCGTCGTTAGCCCCAATTTCAAGCAGCTCAGAGAAGTTAAATCTTGTTATCTTGATGGCTCTTGGAGGAGCCATTGTGTTTGTCCAGATTGGATTAGCTATGGGACTTGAGCAAACTAAACTTTCCCCGATTTATTTTGGATTCTCGTTTGCTTCCTATGTTTTCTTCCGATTCATTGAAGTGTTGGAAGGGAACATCACCGTCAAATCAATCTCTGCTCATATCAGCCGTTGTGCAGGAATACTCAGTCTTTGTTTCTTCGTCGGATTGATTTCTCAAGAGTTTGCTATAGGTATCTTCGTCTCTACCCTTGTGTTACTCTTGCTCTACCTTTGCAAGAGTTGGTGCAAGAGTTGGTTGACCAATCCAACTGCCCAAGACTTGGCCGACGAAGTTCAGACGCTTCTCCAATTCGAAGATATCCCTCATTCCAGCGGTGGTGAAATCGtataa
- the ASPGA1 gene encoding N-terminal nucleophile aminohydrolases (Ntn hydrolases) superfamily protein (N-terminal nucleophile aminohydrolases (Ntn hydrolases) superfamily protein; CONTAINS InterPro DOMAIN/s: Peptidase T2, asparaginase 2 (InterPro:IPR000246); BEST Arabidopsis thaliana protein match is: N-terminal nucleophile aminohydrolases (Ntn hydrolases) superfamily protein (TAIR:AT3G16150.1); Has 3243 Blast hits to 3196 proteins in 873 species: Archae - 113; Bacteria - 1502; Metazoa - 516; Fungi - 215; Plants - 193; Viruses - 0; Other Eukaryotes - 704 (source: NCBI BLink).) — protein MVGWAIALHGGAGDIPIDLPDERRIPRESALRHCLDLGISALKSGKPPLDVAELVVRELENHPDFNAGKGSVLTAQGTVEMEASIMDGKTKRCGAVSGLTTVVNPISLARLVMEKTPHIYLAFDAAEAFARAHGVETVDSSHFITPENIARLKQAKEFNRVQLDYTVPSPKVPDNCGDSQIGTVGCVAVDSAGNLASATSTGGYVNKMVGRIGDTPVIGAGTYANHLCAISATGKGEDIIRGTVARDVAALMEYKGLSLTEAAAYVVDQSVPRGSCGLVAVSANGEVTMPFNTTGMFRACASEDGYSEIAIWPNN, from the exons ATGGTGGGGTGGGCGATTGCGCTACACGGCGGTGCCGGAGACATTCCGATCGATCTCCCCGACGAGCGACGTATCCCTCGTGAGAGCGCCCTCCGTCACTGCCTCGATCTTGGCATCTCCGCCCTCAAATCCGGCAAGCCTCCCTTGGACGTCGCCGAACTTGTC GTTCGTGAACTTGAGAACCACCCGGACTTCAATGCGGGTAAAGGATCTGTCTTAACTGCACAAGGCACTGTTGAAATGGAAGCTTCCATTATGGACGGTAAAACCAAAAGATGTGGAGCTGTCTCCGGCTTGACCACTGTTGTTAATCCCATTTCTTTAGCTCGCCTCGTCATGGAGAAAACTCCTCATATATATCTTGCATTCGATGCTGCTGAAGCTTTTGCAAGAGCACAT GGTGTTGAGACGGTAGATTCTAGCCATTTCATAACTCCTGAAAACATTGCAAGGCTAAAGCAGGCCAAAGAATTCAATCGAGTCCAG TTGGATTACACAGTCCCTAGTCCGAAAGTACCGGACAATTGCGGTGACAGCCAAATAGGAACGGTCGGATGTGTAGCTGTGGACAGTGCTGGAAATCTAGCTTCGGCTACATCAACGGGCGGTTATGTCAACAAAATGGTTGGCAGAATTGGGGATACGCCAGTCATTGGCGCAGGAACTTACGCTAACCACCTTTGTGCCATCTCAGCCACAGGTAAAGGAGAGGATATCATCCGTGGAACCGTGGCTAGAGACGTGGCTGCACTCATGGAATATAAAGGCTTGTCTTTGACTGAGGCAGCGGCTTATGTTGTTGACCAATCTGTTCCCAGAGGAAGCTGTGGACTCGTTGCTGTCTCTGCCAATGGTGAAGTCACAATGCCGTTTAACACTACCGGAATGTTCAGGGCTTGTGCTAGCGAAGATGGTTACTCTGAGATCGCAATCTGGCCAAACAATTGA
- the ASPGA1 gene encoding N-terminal nucleophile aminohydrolases (Ntn hydrolases) superfamily protein (N-terminal nucleophile aminohydrolases (Ntn hydrolases) superfamily protein; CONTAINS InterPro DOMAIN/s: Peptidase T2, asparaginase 2 (InterPro:IPR000246); BEST Arabidopsis thaliana protein match is: N-terminal nucleophile aminohydrolases (Ntn hydrolases) superfamily protein (TAIR:AT3G16150.1); Has 35333 Blast hits to 34131 proteins in 2444 species: Archae - 798; Bacteria - 22429; Metazoa - 974; Fungi - 991; Plants - 531; Viruses - 0; Other Eukaryotes - 9610 (source: NCBI BLink).), protein MEASIMDGKTKRCGAVSGLTTVVNPISLARLVMEKTPHIYLAFDAAEAFARAHGVETVDSSHFITPENIARLKQAKEFNRVQLDYTVPSPKVPDNCGDSQIGTVGCVAVDSAGNLASATSTGGYVNKMVGRIGDTPVIGAGTYANHLCAISATGKGEDIIRGTVARDVAALMEYKGLSLTEAAAYVVDQSVPRGSCGLVAVSANGEVTMPFNTTGMFRACASEDGYSEIAIWPNN, encoded by the exons ATGGAAGCTTCCATTATGGACGGTAAAACCAAAAGATGTGGAGCTGTCTCCGGCTTGACCACTGTTGTTAATCCCATTTCTTTAGCTCGCCTCGTCATGGAGAAAACTCCTCATATATATCTTGCATTCGATGCTGCTGAAGCTTTTGCAAGAGCACAT GGTGTTGAGACGGTAGATTCTAGCCATTTCATAACTCCTGAAAACATTGCAAGGCTAAAGCAGGCCAAAGAATTCAATCGAGTCCAG TTGGATTACACAGTCCCTAGTCCGAAAGTACCGGACAATTGCGGTGACAGCCAAATAGGAACGGTCGGATGTGTAGCTGTGGACAGTGCTGGAAATCTAGCTTCGGCTACATCAACGGGCGGTTATGTCAACAAAATGGTTGGCAGAATTGGGGATACGCCAGTCATTGGCGCAGGAACTTACGCTAACCACCTTTGTGCCATCTCAGCCACAGGTAAAGGAGAGGATATCATCCGTGGAACCGTGGCTAGAGACGTGGCTGCACTCATGGAATATAAAGGCTTGTCTTTGACTGAGGCAGCGGCTTATGTTGTTGACCAATCTGTTCCCAGAGGAAGCTGTGGACTCGTTGCTGTCTCTGCCAATGGTGAAGTCACAATGCCGTTTAACACTACCGGAATGTTCAGGGCTTGTGCTAGCGAAGATGGTTACTCTGAGATCGCAATCTGGCCAAACAATTGA